A window from Mycolicibacterium tokaiense encodes these proteins:
- a CDS encoding oxygenase MpaB family protein, with translation MTMTDPVSHVERPASDAPRARRTGRRGGIDEGLMGIALLLGPANVIMQLARPGVGYGVMESRVESGRVDLHPIKRARTTFTYLAVAGRGTDAQKAAFRRAVNRAHAQVYSTDDSPVQYNAFDKDLQLWVAACLYKGAVDAYRTFVGELDDETADQHYAESVTLGTTLQVPAEMWPADRAAFDAYWQESLNRVHIDDAVRDYLYPIAVSRIRGVRLPRMLQEHSEALALLITTGFLPQRFRDEMQLPWDRQRQRRFDRLMTVLRVANRLLPRPVRQFPFNVLLRDLDWRIRTGRPLV, from the coding sequence ATGACGATGACGGATCCGGTGTCCCATGTCGAGCGGCCGGCCAGCGATGCGCCCCGCGCCCGCCGGACGGGACGCCGGGGTGGCATCGACGAAGGGCTGATGGGCATCGCCCTGTTGCTCGGGCCCGCCAATGTGATCATGCAACTGGCCCGGCCCGGTGTCGGGTACGGCGTGATGGAGAGCCGCGTCGAGAGCGGCCGGGTGGACCTGCACCCGATCAAGCGGGCCCGCACCACCTTCACCTACCTGGCCGTCGCGGGCCGCGGGACCGACGCGCAGAAGGCGGCGTTCCGGCGGGCCGTCAACCGTGCGCACGCTCAGGTGTACTCCACCGACGACAGTCCCGTGCAGTACAACGCCTTCGACAAGGATCTCCAACTGTGGGTCGCGGCGTGCCTCTACAAGGGGGCGGTGGACGCCTACCGCACGTTCGTCGGTGAACTCGACGACGAGACCGCCGATCAGCACTACGCCGAGAGCGTCACCCTGGGCACCACCTTGCAGGTGCCCGCCGAGATGTGGCCGGCCGACCGGGCGGCCTTCGATGCGTACTGGCAGGAATCGCTGAACCGGGTACACATCGACGACGCCGTCCGTGACTACCTCTATCCCATCGCGGTGAGCCGCATCCGCGGCGTGCGACTGCCGCGGATGCTGCAGGAGCACTCCGAGGCGCTGGCCCTGCTGATCACCACGGGCTTCCTGCCGCAGCGATTCCGCGACGAGATGCAGTTGCCCTGGGACCGGCAGCGACAGCGACGCTTCGACCGACTGATGACAGTCCTGCGGGTGGCCAACCGGCTGCTGCCGCGTCCCGTACGGCAGTTCCCGTTCAACGTCCTTCTCCGGGATCTGGATTGGCGAATCCGGACGGGCCGCCCGCTGGTCTGA
- a CDS encoding TetR/AcrR family transcriptional regulator: MNPVRPYRGVDARERDASRRQRFLEAGLDLLGGEDAPEELTVRTICKQAGLSLRYFYESFTDKDDFVAAVFDSVTGRLAATTQAAVAAAPAAEQNRAGIANIVAIISEDPRLGRLLFSTRLSNRLVLIKRAEQGGIFAMLSREHIQSALQVPGNSRISAVAHFVVGGVVQTLSAWLSGEIALGPDELVKQLHTILDQLHEPQLFRA; encoded by the coding sequence GTGAACCCGGTACGGCCTTACCGCGGCGTGGATGCGCGCGAGCGGGACGCCTCGCGGCGGCAGCGGTTCCTCGAGGCGGGGCTGGACCTGCTCGGCGGCGAGGATGCGCCGGAGGAACTGACCGTCCGCACCATCTGCAAGCAGGCCGGGCTGTCGCTGCGCTACTTCTACGAGAGCTTCACCGACAAGGACGACTTTGTCGCCGCCGTGTTCGACTCGGTCACCGGCAGGCTGGCCGCCACCACCCAGGCCGCGGTGGCGGCCGCGCCGGCAGCCGAACAGAACCGGGCGGGCATCGCCAACATCGTCGCGATCATCTCCGAAGATCCGCGCCTGGGCAGGCTGCTGTTCAGCACCCGCCTGTCCAACCGGCTGGTGCTGATCAAGCGGGCCGAACAGGGCGGCATCTTCGCGATGCTGTCCCGCGAACACATCCAGTCGGCACTGCAGGTGCCAGGCAACAGCCGCATCAGCGCCGTCGCGCACTTCGTAGTGGGTGGGGTGGTACAGACCCTCTCTGCATGGCTGTCCGGCGAGATCGCTTTGGGCCCGGACGAATTGGTGAAGCAGCTGCACACCATCCTGGACCAGCTGCACGAACCACAGCTGTTCCGGGCCTGA
- a CDS encoding 2-hydroxyacid dehydrogenase encodes MDNNTVALRVLAHFKPSSRAAEQVAEESSWLDVHWVAENDDEAFYRELPEAEVIWHNLRPLTAEDIAKAPKLKLINKLGAGVNTIDVDAATARGIAVSNIPGANAASVAEATVLFMLAAMRRLPELDRSTRDGTGWPANPELGDTVRDLGSCTVGLIGYGSVAKRVEQILRSMGTKVLHTRTVRDEHHVGWVTLNELLKTSDIVSLHLPLNASTEHLIDADAIAKMKPGAILVNTSRGKIVDEAALVEALSNGTLAAAGLDVFAEEPTPTDNPLLALDNVLLTPHVSYYTADTVTRYLVSAIRNCRRLHDGKAPYSVVNEPAAANS; translated from the coding sequence ATGGACAACAACACGGTGGCGCTGAGAGTTCTCGCGCATTTCAAGCCCAGCAGCAGAGCCGCCGAACAGGTCGCCGAAGAGTCGAGCTGGCTCGATGTGCACTGGGTGGCGGAAAATGACGACGAGGCCTTCTACCGTGAGCTGCCCGAAGCCGAGGTGATCTGGCACAACCTGCGTCCACTGACCGCCGAGGACATCGCCAAGGCACCCAAGCTCAAGCTGATCAACAAACTGGGCGCCGGCGTCAACACCATCGACGTGGACGCCGCCACCGCGCGCGGGATCGCCGTGTCCAACATCCCCGGCGCCAACGCAGCGTCGGTGGCCGAGGCGACCGTGCTGTTCATGCTGGCCGCGATGCGTCGCCTGCCCGAGCTGGACCGCTCCACCCGCGACGGCACCGGCTGGCCGGCCAACCCCGAGCTCGGCGACACCGTGCGCGACCTCGGCAGCTGCACCGTCGGCCTGATCGGGTACGGCAGCGTCGCCAAGCGCGTCGAACAGATCCTGCGGTCCATGGGCACCAAGGTGCTGCACACCCGGACCGTGCGCGACGAGCACCACGTGGGCTGGGTGACGCTCAACGAGCTGCTCAAGACCAGCGACATCGTGTCGCTGCACCTGCCGCTGAACGCCTCCACCGAGCACCTCATCGACGCCGACGCCATCGCGAAGATGAAGCCGGGGGCCATCCTGGTCAACACCTCACGCGGCAAGATCGTCGACGAGGCGGCGCTGGTGGAAGCACTGAGCAACGGCACCTTGGCCGCGGCCGGCCTCGACGTCTTTGCCGAGGAGCCGACCCCCACCGACAATCCCCTGCTGGCGCTGGACAACGTGCTGCTCACCCCGCACGTCAGCTACTACACCGCCGACACCGTGACCCGTTACCTGGTCTCGGCGATCCGCAACTGCCGGCGGCTGCACGACGGCAAGGCGCCCTACTCCGTGGTCAACGAACCGGCGGCGGCCAACTCCTAA
- a CDS encoding acyl-CoA dehydrogenase — translation MPIAINPEHVDLADSVRSLVARVAPSEVLHNALETPLQNPPPYWKAAADQGLQGLHLGESVGGQGFGILELAIVLAEFGYGAVPGPFVPSAIASALVAAHDPDSELLSELATGAAIAAYAIDSGLTATRQGDALVIRGEVRAVPAAAQASLLVLPVAIESSDEWVVLDAATVEIEPVPSVDPLRPVAHVRVNAVEVVDDRVLSNLSRARARALISTLLSAEAVGVARWATDTAAEYAKIREQFGRPIGQFQAVKHKCAEMIATTERATAAVWDAARAIDEQDEHVDFAAAVAATLAPAAAQHCAQDCIQVHGGIGFTWEHDCNVYYRRALVLAASFGRAEDYPQRVVDTATATGMRGIDIDLDPDTEKLRQEIRAEVAALKELPRDERTVAIAEAGWVQPHLPKPWGRAATPIEQIIIAQEFSSGRVRRPAMGIAAWLIPSIVAFGTDEQKQRFLPPTFRGEMIWCQLFSEPGAGSDLASLTTKATKVDGGWRITGQKIWTTGAQVSQWGALLARTDPSAPKHQGITYFLLDMKSEGVEVKPLRELTGHAMFNTVFIDDVFVPDDMVLGEVNRGWEVSRNTLTAERVSIGSSEPGFLATLDGFVQFIRDGHFDQIEQNRAGTLIAEGHAAKLMNMRSTLLTLAGGDAMPSAAISKLLSMRTGQGYAEFAVASFGTDAVLGDTATPPGKWIEWLMGSRATTIYGGTSEVQLNIIAERLLGLPRDP, via the coding sequence ATGCCGATTGCGATCAATCCCGAGCATGTGGACCTAGCCGACTCGGTGCGGTCACTGGTGGCGCGGGTCGCGCCGTCGGAGGTGCTGCACAACGCTCTCGAAACACCGCTGCAGAACCCGCCGCCTTACTGGAAAGCCGCGGCTGACCAGGGTCTGCAGGGCCTGCACCTGGGCGAGTCGGTAGGCGGTCAGGGCTTCGGCATCCTGGAGCTGGCGATCGTGCTGGCCGAGTTCGGCTACGGCGCCGTACCGGGCCCGTTCGTCCCGTCGGCCATCGCCAGCGCTCTGGTCGCCGCGCACGATCCCGACAGCGAACTGCTGAGCGAGCTGGCTACCGGCGCGGCGATCGCGGCGTACGCCATCGACTCCGGGCTCACCGCGACGCGCCAGGGTGACGCGTTGGTGATCCGCGGCGAGGTCCGTGCGGTGCCTGCCGCCGCGCAGGCGTCGCTGCTGGTGCTCCCCGTCGCCATCGAATCCAGCGACGAGTGGGTGGTGCTCGATGCCGCAACCGTCGAAATCGAGCCGGTGCCGAGCGTCGACCCGCTGCGGCCGGTGGCCCACGTCCGCGTCAACGCCGTCGAGGTCGTCGACGACCGGGTGCTGTCGAATCTGAGCCGAGCCCGCGCCCGCGCCTTGATCTCCACCCTGCTGTCGGCCGAGGCCGTGGGCGTCGCCCGCTGGGCCACCGACACCGCCGCGGAGTACGCCAAGATCCGCGAGCAATTCGGCCGGCCCATCGGCCAGTTCCAGGCCGTCAAGCACAAGTGCGCAGAGATGATCGCCACCACCGAACGCGCCACCGCTGCGGTGTGGGACGCTGCCCGGGCCATCGACGAGCAGGATGAGCACGTCGATTTCGCCGCGGCCGTCGCCGCCACGCTGGCACCCGCGGCCGCGCAGCACTGCGCGCAGGACTGCATCCAGGTGCACGGCGGCATCGGCTTCACCTGGGAGCACGACTGCAACGTCTACTACCGGCGGGCGCTGGTGCTGGCAGCGAGTTTCGGCCGCGCCGAGGACTACCCGCAGCGGGTGGTCGACACCGCGACCGCGACCGGCATGCGCGGCATCGACATCGACCTGGACCCGGACACCGAGAAGCTGCGCCAGGAGATCCGCGCGGAAGTGGCTGCGCTGAAAGAACTTCCGCGCGACGAGCGCACCGTGGCGATCGCCGAGGCCGGCTGGGTGCAGCCCCACCTGCCCAAGCCGTGGGGCCGGGCGGCGACACCGATCGAGCAGATCATCATCGCCCAGGAGTTCTCCAGCGGCCGGGTGCGCCGCCCGGCGATGGGCATCGCGGCGTGGCTGATCCCGTCCATCGTGGCGTTCGGTACCGACGAACAGAAGCAGCGGTTCCTCCCGCCCACCTTCCGCGGCGAAATGATCTGGTGCCAGCTGTTTTCCGAGCCCGGCGCCGGATCGGACCTGGCCAGCCTCACCACCAAGGCCACCAAGGTCGACGGCGGCTGGCGCATCACCGGTCAGAAGATCTGGACCACCGGCGCGCAGGTGTCCCAATGGGGTGCCCTGCTGGCCAGAACGGACCCGAGCGCTCCGAAGCATCAGGGCATCACCTACTTCCTGCTCGACATGAAATCCGAAGGGGTGGAGGTCAAGCCGCTGCGTGAGCTCACCGGCCACGCCATGTTCAACACCGTCTTCATCGACGACGTGTTCGTGCCCGACGACATGGTGCTCGGCGAGGTGAACCGCGGGTGGGAGGTCAGCCGCAACACCCTGACCGCCGAGCGGGTGTCGATCGGCAGCAGCGAGCCCGGCTTCCTGGCCACCCTCGACGGCTTCGTGCAGTTCATCAGGGACGGTCACTTCGACCAGATCGAGCAGAACCGGGCCGGCACGCTGATCGCCGAGGGCCACGCCGCCAAGCTGATGAACATGCGCTCGACGCTGCTGACGCTGGCCGGCGGTGATGCGATGCCGTCGGCGGCCATCTCCAAGCTGCTGTCGATGCGCACCGGACAGGGCTACGCCGAGTTCGCGGTGGCCTCGTTCGGCACCGATGCCGTGCTCGGTGACACCGCGACGCCGCCGGGCAAGTGGATCGAGTGGCTGATGGGCAGCCGGGCCACCACCATCTACGGCGGCACGTCCGAAGTACAGCTGAACATCATCGCCGAGCGCCTGCTGGGGCTGCCCCGCGATCCGTAG
- a CDS encoding SDR family NAD(P)-dependent oxidoreductase yields the protein MKIELSGKTALVTGSTQGIGLAIAEGLAAAGARVVVNGRSAVRVDEAVSRIGGDAVAVAADVTTDEGVATLLEQVPAVDVLVNNLGIFEAVPAREISDEQWRRFFDVNVLSAVRLIRAYLPGMTEKGWGRAIQIASDSALVTPAEMIHYGVSKTALLAVTRGFAKDAAGTGVTVNSVIAGPTHTAGVEDFVYQLVDKNLPWEEAQREFMKTHRPQSLLQRLIEPEEIANMVVYLASPLASATTGGAVRADGGYVDSIVP from the coding sequence GTGAAGATCGAGCTTTCCGGCAAAACCGCACTTGTCACGGGTTCGACGCAGGGCATCGGGCTCGCGATCGCCGAGGGCCTGGCTGCGGCCGGCGCCCGCGTCGTCGTCAACGGCCGCAGTGCCGTGCGCGTGGATGAGGCGGTCTCACGCATCGGCGGTGACGCGGTCGCTGTCGCCGCCGACGTGACCACCGACGAGGGAGTGGCGACGCTGCTGGAGCAGGTGCCCGCCGTCGACGTGCTGGTCAACAACCTCGGCATCTTCGAAGCGGTTCCAGCCCGGGAGATCTCCGACGAGCAGTGGCGGCGTTTCTTCGACGTCAACGTGCTCTCGGCCGTACGGCTGATCCGCGCCTACCTGCCCGGCATGACCGAAAAGGGTTGGGGCAGAGCCATTCAGATTGCCAGTGACTCCGCCCTGGTGACACCCGCGGAGATGATCCACTACGGCGTCTCCAAGACGGCGCTGCTGGCGGTCACCCGCGGCTTCGCCAAGGACGCCGCCGGCACCGGGGTCACGGTGAACTCCGTCATCGCCGGCCCCACCCACACCGCCGGCGTGGAGGATTTCGTCTACCAGCTGGTCGACAAGAACCTGCCCTGGGAGGAGGCCCAGCGCGAGTTCATGAAAACCCACCGCCCGCAGTCGTTGCTGCAGCGGCTCATCGAGCCCGAGGAGATCGCCAACATGGTGGTCTACCTGGCGTCACCGCTGGCGTCGGCCACCACCGGCGGCGCCGTGCGGGCCGACGGTGGCTACGTCGACTCCATCGTTCCCTGA
- the fadD2 gene encoding long-chain-fatty-acid--CoA ligase FadD2 codes for MPNLTDLPLQAVAKAQQLAERGSAELHYARKMFEAGAFKLEPPQNIVAMLADIRRWGEFGMIPALNARRTPDRTAIIDDDGEITFKELNDSANAVANALLAKGVKGGDGVALLIRNHRWFLIALYGAAKVGARLILLNSEFSGPQIKEVSEREGAKLIIHDDEYSKAVAAADPPLGKLRALPTNPDNDAPSESDAETLEHLISQSSTSPPPKAGKHSKIIILTSGTTGTPKGANRSSPPSLAPIGGVLSHVPFKSGEVTSLPAPMFHALGFLHATIAMMLGSTLVLRRRFKPATVLADLEKHKVTAMVVVPVMLSRLLDELEKTDPKPDLSKLRIVFVSGSQLGAELATRAMKDLGPVVYNLYGSTEIAFASIARPQDLKKNPATVGPVVKGVKVKLYDENGVEVPKGEVGRIFVGNTFPFEGYTGGGGKAIIDGLMSSGDVGYFDEHGLLYVSGRDDEMIVCGGENVFPAEVEDLISGHPEVVEATALGVEDKEWGHRLRAFVVKVEGASVDEEAIKLYVKENLARYKVPREVIFLDELPRNPTGKILKRELKDIEIDGQ; via the coding sequence ATGCCGAACCTCACTGACCTCCCGTTGCAAGCGGTGGCCAAAGCACAGCAGCTCGCCGAACGCGGGTCAGCCGAACTGCACTACGCGCGCAAGATGTTCGAGGCGGGTGCCTTCAAGCTCGAACCGCCGCAGAACATCGTCGCGATGCTGGCCGACATTCGGCGGTGGGGCGAGTTCGGCATGATCCCGGCGCTGAATGCACGGCGTACCCCCGATCGCACGGCCATCATCGATGACGACGGCGAGATCACGTTCAAGGAGCTCAACGACTCGGCCAACGCCGTCGCCAACGCGCTGCTGGCCAAGGGCGTCAAGGGTGGCGACGGAGTGGCGCTGCTGATCCGCAACCACCGGTGGTTTCTGATCGCGCTCTACGGCGCGGCCAAGGTCGGCGCCCGGCTGATCCTGCTCAACAGCGAGTTCTCCGGTCCACAGATCAAAGAGGTCAGCGAGCGCGAAGGCGCCAAGCTGATCATTCACGACGACGAGTACTCCAAGGCAGTCGCGGCGGCCGACCCCCCGTTGGGCAAACTGCGGGCCCTGCCGACCAACCCGGACAACGACGCACCGTCGGAGAGCGACGCCGAGACCCTTGAGCACCTGATCTCGCAGTCCTCGACGTCGCCGCCGCCCAAGGCCGGCAAGCACTCCAAGATCATCATCTTGACCAGCGGCACCACCGGAACCCCCAAGGGTGCCAACCGCAGCTCGCCGCCCTCGCTGGCGCCCATCGGCGGGGTGCTGTCGCACGTGCCCTTCAAATCCGGTGAGGTGACGTCGCTGCCGGCCCCGATGTTCCACGCGCTGGGCTTCCTGCACGCCACCATCGCCATGATGCTGGGTTCCACCCTGGTGCTGCGGCGGCGCTTCAAGCCCGCCACCGTGCTGGCCGACCTGGAGAAGCACAAGGTGACCGCCATGGTGGTGGTGCCGGTGATGCTGTCGCGGCTGCTCGACGAGTTGGAGAAGACGGACCCGAAGCCGGATCTGTCCAAGCTGCGCATCGTCTTCGTGTCGGGCTCGCAACTGGGCGCCGAGCTGGCCACCCGCGCGATGAAGGATCTGGGCCCGGTGGTCTACAACCTCTATGGGTCCACCGAGATCGCGTTCGCCTCCATCGCCCGCCCGCAAGACCTGAAGAAGAACCCCGCCACCGTCGGGCCAGTTGTCAAGGGCGTCAAGGTCAAGCTGTACGACGAGAACGGTGTCGAGGTGCCCAAGGGCGAAGTGGGCCGCATCTTCGTCGGCAACACCTTCCCCTTCGAGGGGTACACCGGCGGCGGCGGCAAGGCCATCATCGACGGGCTGATGTCCTCTGGCGATGTCGGCTACTTCGATGAGCACGGCCTGCTCTACGTCAGCGGCCGCGACGACGAGATGATTGTCTGCGGCGGCGAGAACGTGTTCCCCGCCGAGGTCGAGGATCTGATCAGCGGCCATCCAGAGGTGGTGGAGGCCACCGCACTCGGCGTGGAGGACAAGGAGTGGGGCCACCGGCTGCGCGCATTCGTCGTCAAGGTCGAAGGCGCCAGCGTCGACGAAGAGGCCATCAAGCTCTACGTCAAGGAGAACCTGGCCCGCTACAAGGTGCCGCGGGAGGTCATCTTCCTCGACGAACTGCCGCGCAATCCCACCGGCAAGATCCTCAAGCGCGAGCTGAAGGATATCGAGATCGACGGTCAGTAG
- a CDS encoding DNA polymerase domain-containing protein, which produces MAGSLQVDVGGREVTVTNPDKVVFPDAGVTKLDLVNYYLAVAEGALRGVYDRPMVLKRFVKGITEEAVFQKRAPEKRPDWIDVAELKYASGTSAKEAVLREPAGLVWAVNLGCVDLNPHPVRSGDLDHPDELRVDLDPMPGVTWQNILDVAQVAKEVLEDHGLTAWPKTSGSRGFHIYARIHPHWPYKQVRLAAETVAREVERRAPELATSRWWKEEREGVFVDFNQNAKDRTVASAYSVRSRPDARVSTPLLWSEVPDCRPEAFTVATVPARYAEMGDPWEGMDDAPGDLTQLLALAEEMGPPEKAPRGARKMPLIEIARTRTKEEALAALETWKERHPQVAQRLEPIDVLVDGMRGPSSLWYRIRINLQHVPEGQRPQQEDLVADYSPWENYSGGQYRRS; this is translated from the coding sequence ATGGCCGGTTCGCTGCAGGTGGACGTCGGGGGCCGCGAGGTCACCGTGACCAACCCGGACAAGGTGGTGTTTCCGGACGCGGGCGTCACCAAGCTCGATCTGGTCAACTACTACCTGGCCGTCGCAGAGGGGGCGTTGCGCGGGGTGTACGACCGCCCGATGGTCCTCAAGCGCTTCGTCAAGGGCATCACCGAAGAGGCGGTGTTCCAGAAGCGCGCCCCGGAGAAACGGCCGGACTGGATCGACGTCGCCGAGCTGAAGTACGCCTCGGGCACGTCGGCCAAGGAAGCCGTGCTGCGCGAACCCGCCGGCCTGGTGTGGGCGGTCAACCTCGGGTGCGTCGACCTCAACCCTCACCCGGTGCGCTCCGGAGACCTCGACCATCCCGACGAACTACGGGTGGACCTGGATCCGATGCCCGGCGTGACCTGGCAGAACATCCTCGACGTGGCCCAGGTGGCCAAAGAGGTGCTGGAGGACCACGGGCTGACCGCCTGGCCGAAGACCTCGGGGTCGCGCGGGTTCCACATCTATGCCCGCATCCATCCGCACTGGCCGTACAAGCAGGTCCGGTTGGCAGCCGAAACGGTGGCCCGCGAGGTGGAGCGACGTGCCCCGGAGCTGGCGACCAGCCGGTGGTGGAAGGAGGAACGCGAAGGCGTCTTCGTCGACTTCAACCAGAACGCCAAGGACCGCACCGTGGCGTCGGCGTATTCGGTGCGTTCCCGCCCCGACGCCCGGGTGTCCACGCCGCTGCTGTGGTCCGAGGTGCCCGACTGCCGGCCCGAGGCCTTCACGGTGGCGACGGTGCCTGCGCGCTACGCCGAGATGGGTGACCCCTGGGAGGGGATGGACGACGCCCCCGGTGACCTGACCCAACTGCTCGCCTTGGCCGAGGAGATGGGCCCACCGGAGAAGGCACCCCGCGGCGCCCGCAAGATGCCATTGATCGAGATTGCCCGCACCAGGACCAAAGAGGAGGCGCTGGCGGCGCTGGAGACCTGGAAAGAGCGCCACCCGCAGGTGGCGCAGCGGCTGGAGCCCATCGACGTCCTGGTCGACGGCATGCGCGGCCCGAGTTCCCTGTGGTACCGCATCCGGATCAACCTCCAGCACGTACCGGAGGGGCAGCGCCCGCAGCAGGAAGATCTGGTGGCCGACTATTCGCCGTGGGAGAACTATTCCGGCGGCCAGTACCGAAGAAGCTGA
- a CDS encoding STAS domain-containing protein, translating to MPTVFRYGNPVVEIGGAQVRSLCRQLATVVRVTGDVDATNVDELIRQVTRSIIREKPFILDLSGVDAFAPLAVALLTAVDEACRRTDDEWMLVPSAAVAAMLTGEHPTASSVPDALQCFSDAMTERRRLLPILAKSA from the coding sequence ATGCCCACCGTATTCCGCTATGGCAATCCGGTCGTCGAAATCGGTGGCGCGCAGGTGCGTTCGTTGTGCCGGCAGCTCGCCACCGTCGTGCGGGTCACTGGTGACGTCGACGCCACCAATGTTGATGAGCTGATCCGTCAGGTCACCCGCTCGATCATCCGGGAGAAGCCGTTCATCCTGGACCTCAGTGGGGTGGACGCCTTCGCTCCGCTGGCCGTGGCACTGTTGACGGCCGTCGACGAAGCGTGCCGACGTACCGACGACGAGTGGATGCTGGTTCCCAGCGCCGCCGTCGCCGCGATGCTGACCGGCGAACATCCCACCGCATCGTCGGTTCCCGATGCGCTGCAATGCTTCTCGGATGCGATGACCGAGCGTCGCCGCCTCCTGCCCATCCTGGCCAAGTCGGCCTGA